The DNA sequence ACGTTTTTTCACTTACGAAGATGATGATGAATGGTGGAAATGTGGATTTATATCTAACCCGAAATACAAAAAGCATACCGGTATTATAACATTTCGTGTATCTAATGACCTTTGGGACGTGTTTACCAAATTCGCAAAAGGATATAGGGAGTTTGAACTAAACAAGGCTCTTGCGCTGCCTACGGGCTATTCGCTTAGGTTTTATATGCTCATGAGTGGGCAGGTGTACCCTTTGGATATATCACTGGACAACTTAAAAGAACGACTTGGCATACCTGCGGACAAATACAAAGACAAAAACGGAAAAGACAGAATCGACAACTTCGAGGAAAGAGTATTAAAACCAGCAAAGGCTGCGCTTGATGAAAGCTGCCCATACACATTCAACTACGTAAAAGTGCGTGAAAACCCTAACAACAAACGTAGTAAAGTAACTGGATTTAGATTTTACCCAGTATATCAACCTCAATTCAGGGATGAAGAACTGGAAGTAAAAGAACTTCAAGCGAAAGTAACGGCACGCCACCAAATAGATAACCATGTGTACGAATATCTCCGTTATTCCTGTGGCTTCACTTCGGAAGAAATAAACCGGAACAAGGAAACGCTTATAACTGCACAAGAAAAAATAGCCGACCTTATAGGAGAACTGGCAATTCTAAACGGAAAATCACGAGAGAAGAACAACCCTAAAGGGTGGATTATAAACTCTCTCAAAGGGAAAATAAAAGACAGCTAAACAACTAAAAGTACCTCCCTAAATGTCATATTTTCAAATCATTTTCTAAATTTGCAATTGTAATCTTTAAATATTTATTCATGAAGAAGAAAAATTCACTGTTATTTATACTGCTAATGTATTCTTTGACAATGTTAGCACAGAAAGATATAACAAAATTTATGGGAATCCCCGTAGATGGATTTAAAAAAGATATGATTCAGAAACTTAAAGCTAAAGGGTTTGAATACGACAATGAAATCGATCTTTTAACGGGTGAATTTAATGGCGAAAAAGTAAATATTTTTGTCGCTACTCAAAGCAATAAAGTATGGAGG is a window from the Jilunia laotingensis genome containing:
- a CDS encoding replication initiation protein; amino-acid sequence: MKKKLPITKNKDVVVSWVYTWSKQQDMSIHEQRIVLRILEACQAELKGVKLKDYAGTKRKFEHGLWDVDAQMHVSDVIFSGRDYNEIIAALDSLAGRFFTYEDDDEWWKCGFISNPKYKKHTGIITFRVSNDLWDVFTKFAKGYREFELNKALALPTGYSLRFYMLMSGQVYPLDISLDNLKERLGIPADKYKDKNGKDRIDNFEERVLKPAKAALDESCPYTFNYVKVRENPNNKRSKVTGFRFYPVYQPQFRDEELEVKELQAKVTARHQIDNHVYEYLRYSCGFTSEEINRNKETLITAQEKIADLIGELAILNGKSREKNNPKGWIINSLKGKIKDS